A region from the Aliarcobacter thereius LMG 24486 genome encodes:
- a CDS encoding ArsR/SmtB family transcription factor translates to MEIFLQTVSSVNDETRVKILHFINIHKELCVCDIESSFEMIQSRISRHLKILKDAGFLKVNRRGKWAYYSIRTPLDIFRQNILKEIEYLNLELPNLKKACEI, encoded by the coding sequence ATGGAAATATTTTTACAAACGGTATCTTCTGTGAATGATGAAACAAGAGTTAAAATTCTACACTTTATAAATATTCATAAAGAGCTTTGTGTATGTGATATAGAAAGTTCATTTGAAATGATACAATCAAGGATTTCAAGGCATTTAAAAATATTAAAAGATGCTGGATTTTTAAAAGTTAATAGAAGAGGAAAGTGGGCTTATTATAGTATTAGAACACCACTTGATATTTTTAGACAAAATATTTTAAAAGAGATTGAGTATTTAAATCTTGAACTTCCAAATTTAAAAAAAGCTTGTGAAATATGA
- a CDS encoding acyl-[ACP]--phospholipid O-acyltransferase: MKRIESLILIKIAFLFVVFCNAVVDVSHKILLQNIAFKIFDGSTQVIWVSIVNALIILPFLLLFTISGYLSDKYNKKDILVYGALSSFLLASFMIFTYIIGNFYFAMFGLFLLAVQSAIYGPAKLGIILDIYGKKNLSKGNSAVQAISIVAILFAIGVTSFIFESFYDTNNLSNLSSKDELLVAILPLAYYILPIAFLEMIVSFLFLKKVSTNYTKSEILFFDKKEFFKGRLLKQNIKHIYSQNVIFLSVIGLSLFFGVSQAMLAVFPSFAKMYLGIEDVFVINGIIASSGIGIALGAIVYSRISKFYIEIGTIPLSFIGMASMIFLSTIFQTPFLLAIIFLMFGFFGGMLVVPLNSLIQFNAKKKLLGTILAGNNWFQSLFMFLMLCITTIVSFYELNPLHTIYLILLVIAFGSVYTIYKLPQSLLLLFLKFIVGLKYKLEVNGIKNIPSQGGVLLLGNHISWIDWAIILMAVPREVKFVMDKTIYEKWYLTWLLKIFRTIPISSSSSKSTIKTIAKELDEGNVVVLFPEGAITRNGHLGEFKRGFEKILEFTTNEDIKVVPFYIRGLWESMFSRANKRFKNSKKTNRVTVSFARMMNKNSADIVSIKNEVFSLSNQAWLEHIQVMKPLNEVIFERLIEVSNETIFVDNTGASLSGNRFLTVAILFKNLFRKRLKEKNIGILLPTSCAGAFINYTVLLMGKTAVNLNFTASIESLKLSIKEANIKNIISSKRFIDRLEAREIKIKEVFEDIDLILLEDERANISKLKSLFIFFSISFLPTFISKIFYLRKTKKDDTSIILFSSGSEGIPKGIELSGENILGNAEQIANILNVNEDDVILASLPLFHAFGIVVTTYLPLIEGIKCVAVADPTDGLSVAKMTSKHKATFICGTSTFFRLYTRNKKIHPLMFDSLRIVIAGAEKLRDDVRFEFKKRFGKDILEGYGTTETSPVACCNLPDKISETFDVQIGQKIGTVGMAIPGTDIKIVDPDNFKELNVDEEGIILISGIQVMKGYLNDEEKTKSVLKTIKGRTYYITGDKGKLDSDGFLTIVDRYSRFAKIAGEMISLGLVEEKISTIIDDSNIDIMALSTEDEKKGEKIILLITNVNEEFIKELKEKIIRDFDNKLAIPETIKIIEDIPKLGSGKRDYESAKSLI, encoded by the coding sequence ATGAAAAGAATTGAGAGTTTAATACTTATAAAAATTGCATTTTTATTTGTTGTTTTTTGTAATGCTGTTGTTGATGTATCTCATAAAATTCTTCTTCAAAATATAGCTTTTAAGATTTTTGATGGTTCAACTCAAGTTATATGGGTATCTATTGTAAATGCTTTAATTATTCTTCCTTTTTTACTTTTATTTACCATAAGTGGATATTTATCAGATAAATACAATAAAAAAGATATTTTGGTATATGGTGCTTTATCATCTTTTTTATTGGCAAGTTTTATGATATTTACATATATTATTGGAAACTTTTATTTTGCTATGTTTGGTTTATTTTTATTGGCTGTTCAAAGTGCAATTTATGGTCCAGCAAAACTAGGAATAATATTAGATATTTATGGAAAAAAGAATTTATCAAAAGGTAATTCAGCAGTTCAAGCAATATCTATTGTGGCTATTTTATTTGCTATTGGAGTTACTTCTTTTATATTTGAAAGCTTTTATGATACAAATAATCTTAGTAATTTAAGCTCAAAAGATGAATTACTTGTAGCTATTTTGCCATTGGCTTATTATATTTTACCTATTGCATTTTTAGAGATGATAGTTTCATTTTTATTTTTAAAGAAAGTAAGTACAAATTATACAAAATCAGAAATACTATTTTTTGATAAAAAAGAGTTTTTTAAAGGTAGATTGTTAAAACAAAATATAAAACATATCTATTCTCAAAATGTAATATTCTTATCTGTAATTGGATTATCATTGTTTTTTGGAGTTTCACAAGCTATGCTTGCAGTTTTCCCATCTTTTGCAAAAATGTATTTAGGAATTGAAGATGTTTTTGTAATAAATGGAATAATAGCTTCTTCAGGAATTGGTATCGCACTTGGTGCAATAGTTTATTCAAGAATTTCAAAATTTTATATAGAAATAGGGACTATTCCTTTATCATTTATTGGAATGGCATCTATGATATTTTTATCAACAATATTTCAAACACCATTTTTATTGGCAATAATATTTTTGATGTTTGGTTTTTTTGGTGGAATGTTAGTAGTTCCTTTAAACTCTTTAATACAATTTAATGCAAAGAAAAAACTTCTAGGAACAATTTTAGCAGGGAATAATTGGTTTCAATCTTTATTTATGTTTTTGATGCTTTGTATTACTACAATTGTATCTTTTTATGAGCTAAATCCACTTCATACAATATATTTAATTCTTCTTGTTATTGCTTTTGGTTCTGTTTATACAATCTATAAATTACCACAATCTTTGTTGCTTTTGTTTTTGAAATTTATTGTTGGCTTGAAATATAAACTTGAAGTTAATGGAATAAAAAATATTCCATCTCAAGGTGGAGTTTTACTTTTAGGAAATCATATCTCTTGGATTGATTGGGCAATTATTTTAATGGCAGTTCCAAGAGAAGTAAAATTTGTGATGGATAAAACTATATATGAGAAATGGTATTTAACTTGGCTTTTAAAGATATTTAGAACAATACCAATTTCAAGTTCTTCTAGTAAAAGTACAATAAAAACTATTGCAAAAGAGCTTGATGAAGGAAATGTTGTTGTTTTATTTCCTGAAGGTGCAATTACTAGAAATGGGCATTTAGGAGAATTTAAAAGAGGATTTGAGAAGATTTTAGAATTTACTACAAATGAAGATATAAAAGTTGTACCTTTTTATATAAGAGGACTTTGGGAATCAATGTTTAGTAGAGCAAATAAAAGATTTAAGAATTCTAAAAAAACAAATAGAGTAACAGTATCTTTTGCAAGAATGATGAATAAAAATAGTGCAGATATAGTAAGTATAAAAAATGAAGTTTTTTCTTTATCAAACCAAGCTTGGCTTGAACATATCCAAGTGATGAAACCATTAAATGAAGTCATTTTTGAAAGATTGATTGAAGTATCAAATGAGACAATATTTGTTGATAATACAGGTGCAAGTTTGAGTGGAAATAGATTTTTGACAGTAGCAATTTTATTTAAAAATCTATTTAGAAAAAGGTTAAAAGAGAAAAACATAGGAATACTTCTACCTACAAGTTGTGCAGGAGCTTTTATAAATTATACAGTTTTATTAATGGGAAAAACAGCAGTTAATCTTAATTTTACAGCTTCAATAGAAAGTTTAAAACTATCAATAAAAGAGGCAAATATTAAAAATATCATAAGTTCTAAAAGGTTTATTGATAGATTAGAAGCAAGAGAAATAAAAATAAAAGAAGTTTTTGAAGATATAGATTTAATATTACTTGAAGATGAAAGAGCAAATATTAGTAAATTAAAATCACTATTTATCTTTTTTTCTATTAGTTTTTTACCAACTTTTATCTCAAAGATTTTTTATCTAAGAAAAACAAAGAAAGATGATACTTCAATTATATTATTTTCATCTGGAAGCGAAGGAATACCAAAAGGAATAGAGCTAAGTGGAGAAAATATTTTAGGAAATGCAGAACAAATTGCAAATATATTAAATGTAAATGAAGATGATGTTATTTTGGCTTCTCTTCCACTTTTTCATGCTTTTGGAATAGTTGTAACTACATATTTACCACTAATTGAAGGAATAAAATGTGTTGCAGTTGCTGATCCAACTGATGGTTTAAGTGTAGCAAAAATGACAAGTAAACATAAAGCTACATTTATTTGTGGAACATCGACTTTTTTTAGACTTTATACAAGAAATAAGAAGATTCATCCACTTATGTTTGATAGTTTAAGAATAGTTATTGCTGGAGCTGAAAAATTAAGAGATGATGTAAGATTTGAGTTTAAAAAGAGATTTGGAAAAGATATATTAGAAGGATATGGAACAACGGAGACTTCACCCGTTGCTTGTTGTAATCTTCCAGATAAAATATCAGAAACATTTGATGTGCAAATAGGTCAAAAAATTGGAACAGTTGGAATGGCAATTCCAGGAACAGATATAAAAATTGTTGATCCAGATAATTTTAAAGAGTTAAATGTAGATGAAGAAGGGATTATTTTAATATCTGGTATTCAGGTTATGAAAGGATATTTAAATGATGAAGAGAAAACAAAAAGTGTTTTAAAAACTATAAAAGGAAGAACTTATTATATAACAGGAGACAAAGGAAAACTCGATAGTGATGGTTTTTTAACTATTGTTGATAGATATTCGAGATTTGCAAAGATTGCTGGTGAGATGATAAGTTTGGGATTAGTTGAAGAAAAGATATCAACTATTATTGATGATAGTAATATTGATATTATGGCTTTGAGTACTGAAGATGAGAAAAAAGGTGAAAAGATAATTTTACTTATTACGAATGTAAATGAAGAGTTTATAAAAGAGCTAAAAGAGAAAATAATAAGAGATTTTGACAATAAATTAGCTATTCCTGAAACTATAAAAATCATAGAAGATATCCCAAAGCTAGGAAGTGGAAAAAGAGATTATGAAAGTGCAAAAAGTTTAATATAA
- a CDS encoding arsenate reductase ArsC: MKKVLILCTGNSCRSIMAEALINANLDGISADSSGVKASGKINPNAKKLLENKGIWKEEYHSKTIDKVINNDYDLVVTVCDHAIQNCPVFPKKIKTLHISFEDPSGKDFEAFEETYKKIKDILLPKINDFFK; the protein is encoded by the coding sequence ATGAAAAAAGTTTTGATTTTATGTACAGGAAATTCTTGCAGAAGTATCATGGCTGAAGCATTAATAAATGCAAATTTAGATGGAATTAGTGCAGATAGTTCAGGTGTAAAAGCAAGTGGAAAAATAAATCCAAATGCAAAAAAACTATTAGAAAACAAGGGGATTTGGAAAGAAGAGTATCATAGTAAAACTATTGATAAAGTAATAAATAATGATTATGATTTAGTTGTAACTGTTTGTGACCATGCAATACAAAATTGTCCTGTATTTCCAAAAAAAATAAAGACTCTTCATATCTCTTTCGAAGATCCAAGTGGAAAAGATTTTGAAGCATTTGAAGAAACATATAAAAAAATAAAAGATATATTGCTTCCTAAAATTAATGATTTTTTTAAATAA
- a CDS encoding gamma-glutamylcyclotransferase family protein — protein sequence MKETLFVYGTLMPNCPNAYVLENIVGKFVPAIVKGKLIDAGWSAGMGYPGIRLEMGEDIIHGFLFYSDNLINHWENLDIFEGEEFVRTPVTVERYDEVLVETFIYTLKDEIIEEESY from the coding sequence ATGAAAGAGACACTTTTTGTTTATGGAACACTTATGCCAAATTGTCCAAATGCTTATGTATTAGAAAATATTGTAGGAAAATTTGTACCTGCAATTGTAAAAGGAAAATTAATTGATGCTGGTTGGAGTGCTGGTATGGGATATCCTGGAATTAGGCTTGAAATGGGAGAGGATATTATTCATGGATTTTTGTTTTATTCTGATAATTTAATAAATCATTGGGAAAATCTTGATATCTTTGAAGGAGAAGAATTTGTAAGAACTCCTGTAACAGTTGAAAGATATGATGAGGTTTTGGTAGAAACATTTATTTATACATTAAAAGATGAGATTATAGAAGAAGAGAGTTACTAA
- the chrA gene encoding chromate efflux transporter — translation MIKIAIFYHFFILGCFSFGGPIAHIGYFRKRFVEKLRWLSDEEFSKIVALSHLLPGPSSSQVGFTIGLKKGGIFGAFLAFIAFTLPSFIFLYLIWYFGILEGENNYIKSTIYALKLFAVLIVIDAVLAMFNSFCKDYNTKAIFIFASISFIFFSSIFNQFIILIICGVLGFLFIKKDEDNKNQKLSLPNIYFLFIFLILLILAFIFEFRNEYLKLFLDFYKSGSLVFGGGHIVLPLLQDNLQNQVSNETFLISYSLAQTVPGPMFTIATYLGADILKDNSFLGAIIATFGIFLGGFLLILSFYKSYESLSQNKILAKIIMAINACVVALLFSTLVKNIIPSAIFSIYDILLLFIGFILIRYMKINIFYIIFGYILFFLIKNFFV, via the coding sequence GTGATAAAAATAGCTATTTTTTACCATTTTTTCATCTTAGGATGTTTTAGTTTTGGTGGACCTATTGCTCATATTGGATATTTTAGAAAAAGATTTGTTGAAAAATTAAGATGGCTAAGTGATGAAGAGTTTTCAAAAATTGTAGCACTTAGCCATTTATTACCAGGACCTAGTTCTTCGCAAGTCGGATTTACAATTGGACTTAAAAAAGGTGGAATCTTTGGTGCTTTTTTAGCTTTTATTGCATTTACTTTACCATCATTTATATTTTTATATCTTATTTGGTATTTTGGAATTTTAGAAGGAGAAAATAACTATATAAAAAGTACTATTTATGCTTTAAAACTTTTTGCTGTACTTATTGTAATTGATGCTGTTTTAGCTATGTTTAATAGCTTTTGTAAAGATTATAATACAAAAGCAATTTTTATCTTTGCATCTATTTCTTTTATATTTTTCTCTTCAATCTTTAATCAATTTATCATTTTAATAATTTGTGGAGTTTTAGGTTTTTTATTTATTAAGAAAGATGAAGATAATAAAAACCAGAAACTATCTTTACCAAATATATACTTTTTATTTATATTCTTAATTTTACTTATATTAGCTTTTATTTTTGAATTTAGGAATGAATATTTAAAACTATTTCTTGATTTTTATAAAAGTGGTAGTTTGGTTTTTGGTGGTGGACATATTGTTTTGCCATTGTTACAGGATAATTTACAAAATCAAGTTTCAAATGAGACTTTTTTAATATCATATTCTTTAGCTCAAACAGTTCCAGGACCTATGTTTACAATAGCTACATATTTAGGAGCAGATATTTTAAAAGATAACTCTTTTTTAGGAGCTATTATTGCAACTTTTGGAATTTTTTTAGGAGGTTTTTTACTTATATTATCTTTTTATAAGAGTTATGAAAGTTTATCTCAAAACAAAATTCTAGCAAAAATTATTATGGCTATAAATGCTTGTGTTGTTGCTCTTTTATTTTCAACTCTTGTAAAAAATATTATCCCAAGTGCAATATTCTCTATTTACGATATTTTATTATTATTTATTGGATTTATTTTAATTAGATATATGAAAATAAATATATTTTATATTATATTTGGATATATTCTTTTTTTCTTAATTAAGAACTTTTTTGTATAG
- a CDS encoding arsenic transporter, translating into MILPISIFLITLLFIIIQPKNIQIGTSAVIGAIFALVFGVVSFNDVLEVSNIVWDATLAFIGIIILSMVLDKIGFFEWAALTMAHFSKGSGVKMFIYSILLGSFVSALFANDGAALILTPILLAKMRVLNLNIKTIIAFLLAGGFISDSASLPFVFSNLTNIVTANYFNIGFIEYFSNMIIPFIVSVSVSIIFLYLILRKDIPKRVDISLLKEPKSVIKNIKLFYFSWFFLLLLLLAYFVSDTYSLPISIFALGGAIIFLIIASLSKSVDAKSIIKDAPWQIVWFSIGLYIVVYGLKNAGLTDELTILMQYLSTKSDYIAVVSTGFISAILSAFMNNMPTIMIMDIALKDIGNEAMIYANIIGCNLGPKMTPFGSLATLLWLYVLSQKGVKISFLEYSKFGLLITPPVLLIVLLSLI; encoded by the coding sequence ATGATTTTACCAATATCTATATTTTTGATAACACTTTTGTTTATCATAATTCAACCAAAAAATATACAAATAGGAACAAGTGCAGTTATTGGAGCAATATTTGCACTTGTTTTTGGAGTTGTTAGTTTTAATGATGTTTTAGAAGTATCAAATATTGTTTGGGATGCAACTTTAGCTTTTATTGGAATTATTATTTTATCTATGGTTTTAGATAAAATTGGATTTTTTGAATGGGCTGCATTAACAATGGCACATTTTTCAAAAGGAAGTGGAGTAAAAATGTTTATTTACTCTATTTTACTTGGAAGTTTTGTATCAGCACTTTTTGCAAATGATGGAGCAGCTTTAATTCTAACACCAATATTATTAGCAAAAATGAGAGTATTAAATTTAAATATTAAAACAATTATTGCTTTTTTACTTGCAGGTGGATTTATAAGTGATAGTGCTTCTTTACCTTTTGTTTTCTCAAATCTTACAAATATTGTAACAGCAAACTATTTTAATATTGGATTCATAGAATATTTTTCAAATATGATTATTCCATTTATTGTAAGTGTGTCTGTTTCAATAATATTTTTATATTTAATTTTAAGAAAAGATATACCAAAAAGAGTTGATATAAGTTTATTAAAAGAGCCAAAAAGTGTTATTAAAAATATAAAATTATTTTATTTTTCATGGTTTTTCTTACTCTTACTTCTTTTGGCTTATTTTGTGTCGGACACTTACAGCTTACCTATTTCAATATTTGCTCTAGGAGGAGCAATTATATTTTTAATAATTGCAAGTTTATCAAAAAGTGTAGATGCAAAGAGCATAATAAAAGATGCTCCATGGCAAATTGTTTGGTTTAGTATAGGACTTTATATTGTTGTTTATGGATTAAAAAATGCTGGACTTACAGATGAACTTACAATTTTAATGCAATATTTATCAACAAAAAGTGATTATATAGCTGTTGTTTCAACTGGATTTATAAGTGCAATATTAAGTGCTTTTATGAATAATATGCCAACAATTATGATTATGGATATAGCTTTAAAAGATATAGGAAATGAAGCTATGATTTATGCAAATATTATAGGATGTAATCTAGGACCAAAAATGACACCTTTTGGAAGTTTAGCTACACTATTATGGCTTTATGTTCTTTCTCAAAAAGGAGTAAAAATAAGCTTCTTAGAGTATAGTAAATTTGGTTTACTAATTACTCCACCTGTACTTTTAATTGTACTTTTAAGCTTAATATGA
- the tkt gene encoding transketolase, producing MSKELLQKQANTIRFLAADMVQRANSGHPGAPMGMADIATVLSNHLNLNPADEKWLNRDRLVFSGGHATGLVYSLLHLWGFDVSLNDIKNFRQANSKTPGHPEYGHTHGIEITTGPLGQGIANAVGFSAASKYAKNILGEDVINHKVYCLCGDGDLQEGISYEACSSAGHLKLDNLVIIYDSNAITIEGDTNIAWSENVKKRFQAIDFEVIEIDGHNFEQIDKALIQAKSATQPVLIIAKTTIAKGAITLEGTAASHGAPLGVEEIRQAKIKAGFDPELDFYVSAEVKGAFDKLIIGSTLQNAWNDSLNEETKKKINELQNPDFDSINYPKFEEGSSVATRDSNHKILNSIAEAIPGFLGGSADLAPSNKTELKNMGDFPNGRNIHFGIKEHAMAAIANAMNLYGLFRVYSATFFVFSDYLKPSARIAALANIPQHFIWTHDSIGVGEDGPTHQPIEHLSQFRALPNFYTFRPADANENIESWKIALKMKAPTAFVCSRQGLKVLKNEKAYGEVCNGAYLLTKRENANITIMASGSEVMLALQTACKLEEEGIIANIVSVPCFDLLMEQDKSYVEKIIDPKTKVYAVEAARALEYYKYADVVFGMETFGASGPADTLFDEFGFTVDKLKSKIVADFKNI from the coding sequence AAATGGTTAAATAGAGATAGATTAGTTTTTAGTGGTGGACATGCAACAGGACTTGTTTACTCACTTCTTCATTTGTGGGGATTTGATGTATCTTTAAATGATATAAAAAACTTTAGACAAGCAAATTCAAAAACACCAGGTCATCCAGAATATGGACATACTCATGGAATAGAAATTACAACAGGACCACTTGGTCAAGGTATTGCAAATGCAGTTGGTTTTTCAGCAGCTAGTAAATATGCAAAAAATATTCTTGGAGAAGATGTAATAAATCATAAAGTATATTGTCTTTGTGGAGATGGAGATTTACAAGAAGGAATCTCTTATGAAGCATGTTCAAGTGCTGGGCATTTAAAGCTTGATAATCTTGTAATTATTTATGATTCAAATGCTATTACAATTGAAGGAGATACAAATATTGCTTGGAGTGAAAATGTTAAAAAAAGATTTCAAGCTATTGATTTTGAAGTAATAGAGATTGATGGACATAATTTTGAGCAAATTGATAAAGCTTTAATTCAAGCAAAAAGTGCAACACAGCCTGTTTTAATAATAGCTAAAACAACAATTGCAAAAGGTGCAATAACTCTTGAAGGAACAGCTGCTTCTCATGGAGCACCACTTGGAGTTGAAGAGATTAGACAAGCAAAAATAAAAGCAGGATTTGATCCAGAATTAGATTTTTATGTAAGTGCAGAAGTAAAAGGTGCTTTTGATAAATTAATTATTGGTTCAACTTTACAAAATGCTTGGAATGATAGTTTAAATGAAGAGACAAAGAAAAAGATAAATGAATTACAAAATCCAGATTTTGATTCAATCAATTATCCAAAATTTGAAGAGGGTTCAAGTGTTGCAACAAGAGATTCAAATCATAAGATATTAAATTCAATTGCTGAAGCAATTCCAGGATTTTTGGGTGGAAGTGCAGATTTAGCTCCATCAAATAAAACTGAATTAAAAAATATGGGTGATTTCCCAAATGGAAGAAATATACATTTTGGAATAAAAGAACACGCAATGGCAGCTATTGCAAATGCTATGAATTTATATGGATTATTTAGAGTTTATAGTGCAACATTCTTTGTATTTAGTGACTATTTAAAACCAAGTGCAAGAATAGCAGCTTTAGCAAATATTCCACAACATTTTATTTGGACACATGATAGTATTGGAGTTGGAGAAGATGGACCAACTCATCAACCAATTGAGCATTTAAGTCAATTTAGAGCATTACCAAATTTTTATACATTTAGACCAGCTGATGCAAATGAAAATATTGAATCTTGGAAAATTGCTTTAAAAATGAAAGCACCAACAGCTTTTGTTTGTTCAAGACAAGGTTTAAAAGTATTAAAAAATGAGAAAGCTTATGGAGAAGTTTGTAATGGAGCATATTTACTAACAAAAAGAGAGAATGCAAATATTACAATTATGGCAAGTGGAAGTGAAGTAATGCTTGCTCTTCAAACTGCTTGTAAACTTGAAGAAGAAGGAATTATTGCAAATATTGTTTCAGTTCCTTGTTTTGATCTTCTAATGGAACAAGATAAATCTTATGTAGAAAAAATAATTGATCCTAAAACAAAAGTTTATGCTGTTGAAGCAGCAAGAGCTTTAGAATATTATAAATACGCCGATGTTGTTTTTGGTATGGAAACATTTGGAGCTAGTGGACCAGCTGATACACTTTTTGATGAATTTGGATTTACTGTTGATAAACTAAAATCAAAAATAGTAGCAGATTTCAAAAATATATAA
- a CDS encoding CidA/LrgA family protein yields the protein MLKGFITLLVFQFLGESISKFFDLLVPGSVIGMLLLLGFLFIRKSSFKSLDSAVSIHLKYLPLLFIPAAMGIITQIDIIKKEFWAIFISLFFGTLIALAFSSKLMDYLTKKAKKDEF from the coding sequence TTGTTAAAAGGTTTTATAACTCTTCTAGTATTTCAATTTTTAGGAGAGAGTATATCAAAATTTTTTGACTTACTTGTTCCTGGATCTGTTATTGGAATGCTATTACTTTTAGGATTTTTATTTATTAGAAAAAGTAGTTTTAAAAGTCTTGATAGTGCAGTTTCTATTCATTTAAAATATCTCCCACTTCTTTTTATACCTGCTGCTATGGGAATTATCACTCAAATTGATATAATAAAAAAAGAGTTCTGGGCTATTTTTATATCACTATTTTTTGGAACTTTGATAGCTTTAGCATTTAGTTCAAAACTTATGGATTATTTAACTAAAAAGGCAAAAAAAGATGAATTTTGA
- a CDS encoding LrgB family protein: MNFDALVEYIHSTPLTWLIITLAAYNFGIFVYEKFNKQTLLQPIIVSYVIILTIILLTNTSFEEYFKGVKIIDFFLGPATVALALPLYNNLQHIKSLFIPIVITLIVAGIFTVLIAVFFLYIFGAKLTTILSMTTKSITAPIAIITSEQIGAIPSLAIGFVLVTGILGALFGTLIFKLCRIKYETSKGFALGLVSHGVGTARAIEIGEKAAAFGALAMGLCGVLTAIFLPLIITIIS; the protein is encoded by the coding sequence ATGAATTTTGATGCTTTAGTTGAATATATTCACTCAACACCACTTACTTGGTTAATCATAACTTTAGCTGCATATAATTTTGGAATATTTGTATATGAAAAATTTAATAAACAGACACTTCTTCAGCCAATAATTGTATCTTATGTAATTATATTAACTATAATTTTACTTACAAATACAAGTTTTGAAGAGTATTTTAAAGGTGTAAAGATAATTGATTTTTTCTTGGGACCAGCAACTGTTGCTTTAGCACTTCCTTTATATAATAACTTACAACATATAAAAAGTTTATTCATTCCTATTGTTATAACACTAATTGTTGCAGGGATATTTACAGTTCTTATAGCAGTTTTCTTTTTATATATTTTTGGAGCAAAATTAACAACAATTCTATCTATGACAACAAAATCAATCACAGCTCCAATTGCAATTATAACTTCTGAACAAATAGGAGCTATTCCGTCTTTAGCTATTGGATTTGTACTTGTAACAGGAATTTTAGGTGCACTTTTTGGAACTTTGATTTTTAAGCTTTGTAGAATTAAATATGAGACTTCAAAAGGTTTTGCACTTGGTTTAGTTTCTCATGGAGTTGGAACAGCAAGAGCTATTGAGATTGGAGAAAAAGCTGCTGCTTTTGGAGCACTTGCAATGGGGCTTTGTGGAGTTCTTACAGCAATATTCTTACCTCTTATAATTACAATAATAAGTTAG